The proteins below come from a single Mangifera indica cultivar Alphonso chromosome 16, CATAS_Mindica_2.1, whole genome shotgun sequence genomic window:
- the LOC123198637 gene encoding 50S ribosomal protein L15, translating into MMRRISSLLTATNRLYSNPQPPLQFHSIQSLRCPNSIPRNIFSSKILMGIRAYSLLSLNDLRDNIPRKKKTRKGRGIGSGKGKTAGRGHKGQKARGSGKLGFEGGQTPMRRRLPKRGFKNPFSLTFQPVGLGKIAYLINAGKIDSHELITMKTLKDAGAIGKQIQDGVRLMGRGAEKIEWPIHLEVSRVTVRAKEAVEAAGGSVRKVHYNKLGLRALLKPEWFDKKGRLLPRPARPPPKLKDKVDSIGRLPAPTKPIPFFTEEGAATSLSA; encoded by the exons ATGATGAGAAGAATCTCTTCACTCCTCACCGCTACTAACAGACTATACTCGAACCCACAACCCCCACTACAATTCCACTCCATACAGTCCCTACGATGCCCCAATTCGATCCcaagaaatattttttcaagCAAAATTTTGATGGGGATTAGGGCTTACAGTCTTTTGAGCTTGAATGACTTGAGAGATAATATACCTAGAAAAAAGAAGACCAGAAAGGGGCGAGGGATTGGTTCAGGGAAGGGAAAAACTGCTGGGAGAGGACATAAGGGCCAGAAGGCTAGAGGCTCTGGGAAGTTAGGGTTTGAGGGGGGGCAGACTCCAATGCGACGTCGATTGccgaaaagaggattcaaaaacCCTTTTAGCCTTACCTTTCAG CCAGTAGGGTTGGGAAAGATTgcatatctaataaatgcagGGAAGATTGATTCTCATGAATTGATCACAATGAAAACTCTCAAG GATGCTGGAGCCATAGGGAAGCAGATACAAGACGGTGTACGATTGATGGGACGTGGAGCTGAAAAGATCGAGTGGCCTATTCATCTGGAG GTGTCAAGGGTGACCGTTAGAGCGAAAGAAGCGGTTGAAGCAGCAGGCGGTTCTGTCCGAAAAGTTCATTACAACAAATTGGGTTTGCGGGCATTACTTAAGCCAGAGTGGTTTGACAAGAAGGGGAGGTTGTTGCCAAGACCAGCCAGGCCTCCTCCGAAACTGAAAGATAAAGTCGATAGCATTGGCCGCCTCCCAGCGCCAACCAAACCTATTCCATTCTTCACTGAAGAGGGGGCGGCAACCTCGCTGTCTGCCTAG
- the LOC123198732 gene encoding protein transport protein Sec61 subunit beta-like, with product MALTGAPRGSAAAAASMRRRRTSSGAAASGGAAGTMLQFYTDDAPGLKISPNVVLVMSIGFIAFVAILHVMGKLYFVRKE from the coding sequence ATGGCTTTGACTGGAGCGCCAAGAGGAAGTGCAGCGGCGGCTGCCAGCATGCGTAGGAGAAGGACTTCAAGTGGTGCTGCTGCATCAGGTGGTGCTGCTGGTACCATGCTCCAGTTCTACACAGATGATGCACCGGGACTTAAGATCTCACCAAATGTTGTGCTTGTCATGAGTATTGGTTTCATTGCTTTTGTTGCTATTCTTCATGTAATGGGTAAGCTTTACTTTGTTCGAAAAGAGTAG